Genomic DNA from Haloplanus aerogenes:
CCGACGCTCGTCTGTGTCCACTCGCCGTCGTATTCGAGCAGGCGGTTCGGAGCGCCCAGACAGTTGACGAACAGTTCCTGCCGGCCGTCGTTGTCGAAGTCGGCGGCGACGACAGTGCGGACGCGGGCCGGGCGGGCGAGGGCAGGCGGCGCGGCGTCACGGAAGGTACCGTTCTCGCGGGCGAACAGCCGGTTCGCGCCGTTCCAGTTGCCACAGACGATGTCGGGTGTCGACGCCCCGTCGGGGGCGACCAGCGCCGCCCCGCGGGCGTTCTCCTCGGCGTCGGTGACGCCGTACTCCCGCGCCACGTCGACGAACGTCCCGCCGACGTTGCGGAGCAGGAGATTGGGGCCGCGCTCGGCGCCGACGAACAGGTCCGTCCGATCGGAGAGGATGGGGCCGGCGGCGACCGAGCGCCCGCCGGTCACCACATCCAGCCCCACCGCGTCCGCGAGGTCGGTGATACCGCCGTCGTCGCCCACCTCGTAGAAGCGCGCGGGGGCGCCGTAGCCGGTGACGAACATGCCGTAGCGGCCGGTGCCGAGGCGGTCGACGGCGGCGACCGAGCGACCGACGCGGTAGTTCTCCCGCCCACGGTTCACCGGATCGGCAAAGAGGTCGCGCCACTTCCCGTCGGCCGTCGGATCGAGGAGGAGGTCGGCTTCGGCCGAGGTGCCGCCGAACGCGGCGACGTTGTGGACGTACACCTCCTCGCGGCCGTCGGCATCCAGGTCGGCGGCGGCGACGCCGATTGCGTGGCGCCCTTCGTCCGCGAGGACGCCACAGGCCGCGTCGACGACCTCGCCCGAGCGCCATCGGAGGACGCGGTTGGCGTTCCCGAACCCGGCGACGAACACGCACGGACCGTCGGGACCGACGCTCACCGCCGCGCCGTACCCTCGAAATGGGGGATTGTCCGCGAGGCATCCCGACCGGTCCACGAACATATTTCCCCCAGACGATGCGGGGTTAAGAGTCGCACGCTCCGTGAGTTACTCCTCCCACACGTCCGAGAGCGTCCGCTGGACCGCCTCCTCGCCCACCGCGGCGGCGAGATGTTCGAACCCCTGTCGCTCGCGGCGGTCGCTCGCGTTGGCGACGAGGCGAGAGACGATGAACTCCGGCGTCGACTTGCCGACGGTGCCGAACCGGGGCTGGTAATCCACTCGGAGGTCCAACTCCTGTGTCAGCCCCTCGGCGAAGATGCCGTCGATGCGGGCGGCCGGCGGGAGCGGACTCAGGTCGTCCGCGAGGTGGGTGACGTAGACGCCGAGAGCGCCCCGTTCGACCGTCAGATCGACCAGCCCGTTCAGCAGGTCGGCGGCACGGCCGGGTTCGGTGATCGCCTCGAACTCGTCGACGAGCATGAGCGTCCGGCCGCCGTCGGTCAGCGGCGGGACGATGGATTTCAGCGTCGACTCCAGCACCCCCGCGTTGAAACTCGCGTGCCGGCGGTGGAAGACGATGGCGTCGAAGCTCCCGACTGCGGCACGGTCGGCGGGGACGGGCAGGCCCATCGCGGCCAGCAGCGCGACCGAACAGCAGGTCTCCAGCAGGGTCGTCTTCCCGCCGCTGTTCGCGCCCGTCAGCACGGCCACGCGGTCGCCAGTGGGCGGTGACAGATCGTGATCCCCGACCGCGTAGTCGACGGGATCGGGATCGTCGAGAAAGAGGTTGCGCGCCCCC
This window encodes:
- a CDS encoding CRTAC1 family protein; translation: MSVGPDGPCVFVAGFGNANRVLRWRSGEVVDAACGVLADEGRHAIGVAAADLDADGREEVYVHNVAAFGGTSAEADLLLDPTADGKWRDLFADPVNRGRENYRVGRSVAAVDRLGTGRYGMFVTGYGAPARFYEVGDDGGITDLADAVGLDVVTGGRSVAAGPILSDRTDLFVGAERGPNLLLRNVGGTFVDVAREYGVTDAEENARGAALVAPDGASTPDIVCGNWNGANRLFARENGTFRDAAPPALARPARVRTVVAADFDNDGRQELFVNCLGAPNRLLEYDGEWTQTSVGDALESEGMGTGAAVADLDGDGTLELLVVHGEAEAQPLSLFTAPNDGDWLRVRPLTADGAPARGARVDLTTDEGRQTRLIDAGSGYLCQMEPVAHFGLGSSTPRELVVQWPDGRERTVSDPTPCETITCPHPGG